From Algoriphagus sp. NG3, the proteins below share one genomic window:
- a CDS encoding TetR/AcrR family transcriptional regulator, with protein sequence MARTKVFDENLVLDRAMKLFWEKGYNATSAQDLVNALGISRSSLYDTYGDKHSLFVRALKRYRQERIDPVLQAVDTTEDVEEYVKFFFGFIKTEALGEDTPLGCFLVNSAVEMAPVDPEIAAIANGIMKDTEDALCKAITKGQDLGIYSSHYDARSLAKFVFNSVNGLRVTVKFDVDKKMYEDIVNVTLSVLKK encoded by the coding sequence ATGGCAAGGACTAAAGTATTTGATGAAAACTTGGTACTCGACAGAGCAATGAAGCTCTTTTGGGAAAAAGGGTACAATGCTACTTCTGCCCAAGACTTGGTCAACGCACTGGGAATAAGCCGGTCAAGTCTCTATGACACCTATGGAGACAAGCATTCCCTCTTCGTGCGGGCTCTGAAGCGGTACCGGCAAGAACGTATTGATCCTGTATTGCAAGCAGTGGATACTACGGAAGATGTAGAAGAATATGTGAAATTCTTCTTCGGTTTCATAAAAACTGAAGCACTGGGAGAAGACACTCCTCTGGGATGTTTTTTGGTAAATTCAGCAGTAGAAATGGCACCAGTTGATCCGGAAATAGCAGCTATCGCCAACGGGATCATGAAGGATACTGAAGATGCACTTTGTAAAGCAATCACCAAGGGTCAGGATTTGGGCATTTATTCGAGTCACTATGATGCCCGCAGCCTGGCAAAATTTGTTTTTAATTCAGTCAACGGACTTCGGGTTACGGTGAAATTTGATGTGGATAAGAAGATGTATGAAGATATCGTCAATGTGACCCTCTCAGTCCTTAAGAAATAA
- a CDS encoding SDR family NAD(P)-dependent oxidoreductase, whose translation MSTLKDKVAVITGGNAGIGLATAKEFVAQGAQVIITGRNQQTIDEAVGMLGNNTVGIQADVSRIKDIENLVAKVESQFGKVDVLLVNAGVSHQEPIGQLSEEIFDTLSDINFKGAVFTTEKFIPILNEGASIIHVTSVSAYTYATGTSIYSASKAALTAYSKSAAVELAGRKIRVNTVAPSMTETDMIYRGELGTEEVHNFLKDKFMPFKRFAKPEEIAKLIGFLASDDASFISGAEYTIDSGASVNAVRL comes from the coding sequence ATGAGTACATTAAAAGACAAAGTTGCCGTAATTACAGGCGGTAACGCAGGAATAGGACTGGCTACAGCCAAAGAATTTGTAGCACAAGGCGCACAGGTGATCATTACAGGCCGAAACCAGCAAACGATAGATGAAGCAGTGGGGATGCTAGGCAATAATACAGTGGGAATCCAGGCTGATGTATCCCGGATTAAAGACATTGAAAATCTGGTAGCAAAAGTAGAATCGCAGTTTGGAAAAGTAGATGTATTATTGGTCAATGCGGGAGTTTCCCATCAAGAGCCAATAGGACAGCTTAGCGAGGAGATTTTCGATACGCTTTCGGATATAAATTTTAAGGGTGCGGTATTTACAACCGAGAAATTTATTCCGATTCTCAATGAAGGAGCTTCAATTATTCACGTGACATCAGTAAGCGCTTATACTTATGCCACAGGAACCAGTATTTATTCTGCAAGTAAAGCAGCGTTGACAGCCTACAGCAAATCTGCTGCTGTAGAATTGGCAGGCAGAAAGATCAGGGTGAATACAGTAGCTCCTTCCATGACAGAAACAGATATGATTTACCGGGGAGAGCTCGGCACTGAGGAAGTCCATAATTTCCTAAAAGACAAATTCATGCCGTTCAAACGATTTGCCAAGCCTGAAGAAATCGCAAAACTCATCGGTTTTCTTGCTTCCGATGACGCCTCATTTATTTCCGGCGCTGAGTACACCATAGATAGCGGTGCTTCAGTCAATGCGGTACGTCTCTAA
- a CDS encoding glucose 1-dehydrogenase encodes MTTTKTNKSILELFKLTGQTALIIGGNRGLGRAMADALAEAGASICVAARDIKENEAAAASIQEAYNVETMSAECDVTEEESVAQAVSETVKRFGKIDILINSAGINIRGPIEEISLKDFNKVQEVNVSGVWLACRAVVPIMKEHGYGRIINIGSMLSLTAFAERTPYATSKGAILQLTRSLGMELAKEAITVNAILPGPFATELNLPLVNDKEKFDAFISKIPMGRWAEPHEIGGMALYLASPASGYVTGAGFSIDGGWVAQ; translated from the coding sequence ATGACTACAACTAAAACCAATAAAAGTATACTAGAGCTTTTTAAGCTAACAGGACAGACCGCACTCATCATTGGAGGTAACCGTGGACTGGGAAGGGCTATGGCTGATGCATTGGCGGAAGCAGGTGCCTCTATCTGTGTGGCAGCAAGAGATATAAAGGAAAATGAAGCGGCGGCTGCTTCTATCCAGGAAGCATATAATGTAGAGACAATGAGTGCGGAATGTGATGTCACTGAGGAGGAAAGCGTAGCACAAGCGGTATCGGAAACTGTTAAGAGATTTGGTAAAATAGATATTCTGATTAATTCAGCCGGGATAAATATACGGGGGCCTATAGAAGAGATTTCCCTGAAAGATTTTAATAAAGTGCAGGAAGTAAATGTCTCAGGAGTTTGGCTGGCTTGTAGAGCCGTAGTTCCCATAATGAAGGAGCATGGCTATGGCCGCATCATCAACATAGGATCTATGCTTTCTCTGACTGCTTTTGCGGAGCGGACTCCTTATGCTACCAGCAAAGGTGCCATACTCCAATTGACCAGATCACTCGGTATGGAACTGGCCAAAGAGGCCATTACAGTCAACGCCATTTTACCCGGGCCTTTTGCCACAGAACTCAACCTTCCACTGGTAAATGATAAAGAGAAGTTCGATGCATTTATATCCAAAATACCTATGGGCAGATGGGCAGAACCCCATGAGATCGGAGGGATGGCTCTGTACTTGGCTAGTCCCGCTTCCGGTTATGTTACTGGCGCAGGATTTTCCATCGATGGTGGATGGGTAGCACAATAG
- a CDS encoding TRAP transporter small permease: MVLLDRLVRKLVILILAAMVVIVAANVFCRFALQFSLYWADELAQILLVWLTFIGAALAVKDKSHYVLNFLTDRISGAAQRYFKLMQQLISIVSILILLYFSAIVTWDVRYWTMPATEISRAFVYMVCPIGCLMMLYYAVKITLRDFKEGRSEDENP; the protein is encoded by the coding sequence ATGGTTCTATTAGATAGACTTGTCCGGAAACTTGTAATACTGATCCTTGCAGCCATGGTTGTTATAGTCGCAGCTAATGTGTTCTGCAGGTTTGCACTCCAGTTTTCATTGTATTGGGCTGATGAATTGGCTCAGATTCTATTAGTGTGGCTGACTTTCATTGGGGCAGCATTGGCAGTGAAAGACAAATCCCACTACGTCCTTAATTTTTTGACGGATAGAATTAGTGGTGCTGCGCAAAGGTACTTTAAGTTAATGCAGCAACTAATTTCAATAGTTTCCATCTTAATCCTGCTCTATTTCAGCGCTATTGTAACCTGGGACGTGCGTTATTGGACGATGCCTGCTACGGAGATTTCCCGGGCATTCGTGTATATGGTCTGTCCCATCGGTTGTTTGATGATGCTTTATTATGCAGTTAAAATAACCTTGAGAGATTTTAAAGAGGGGAGATCAGAAGATGAAAACCCATGA
- a CDS encoding enolase C-terminal domain-like protein: MKITFIKSKLYQWKGPVKTSDTIFATPLSMLPFQKDSQAPFRFFSWLVVEIHTDEGHVGYGNAGLCPDVCKFIIDSKLKQLLIGENPLNTEYLFEKMYRSSVAYGRKGAALAAISALDIALWDFKGKHMNQPVFMLLGGRTKEVIPAYYSRLYTRDLESLQQEALHYKSEGFLGMKLRCGYPLTEGAAGMRKNVEMVKVVREAVGDEVEIMLEAYMGFNYSYARQFLKALEPYRLRWAEELLLPDEIHNFSKLRKNTEIPLSGGEHEYTRYGFHDLIQAEALDIFQFDTNRVGGFTEAQKICTLAHAHGIEVIPHGGQMHNLHVVMSSFASPMAEYFPQTEIEVGNEMFWYIFDGEAIAENGCLQLDDSLPGVGLTLKEEFIDQFEITE; encoded by the coding sequence ATGAAAATAACTTTCATTAAATCCAAACTGTATCAATGGAAAGGGCCTGTTAAAACGAGTGATACCATTTTTGCAACACCCCTAAGCATGCTGCCCTTCCAAAAGGATTCACAGGCACCATTTCGCTTTTTCAGCTGGCTTGTAGTAGAAATACACACTGACGAAGGCCATGTGGGCTACGGAAATGCAGGACTGTGTCCGGATGTCTGCAAATTCATTATTGATTCCAAATTAAAGCAGTTGTTAATAGGTGAAAATCCGCTTAATACAGAATACTTATTCGAAAAAATGTACAGGTCTTCTGTTGCTTATGGAAGAAAGGGAGCTGCATTGGCTGCAATAAGTGCTTTGGATATTGCACTCTGGGACTTCAAAGGAAAGCATATGAATCAGCCGGTATTTATGCTGCTGGGAGGAAGGACTAAAGAAGTGATTCCCGCTTACTACAGCAGACTATATACCCGGGATCTTGAAAGCCTACAACAAGAAGCTCTTCACTACAAGTCCGAAGGATTCTTGGGTATGAAATTAAGATGCGGATATCCCCTTACCGAAGGCGCCGCGGGTATGCGGAAAAATGTGGAAATGGTGAAGGTAGTGCGTGAAGCTGTAGGTGATGAAGTGGAAATAATGCTGGAAGCCTATATGGGATTTAATTATTCTTATGCCAGGCAATTTCTGAAAGCTTTGGAGCCTTATCGATTGAGATGGGCAGAAGAACTTTTGCTTCCGGATGAGATCCATAATTTCTCAAAGCTGAGGAAAAACACCGAAATACCACTTTCCGGTGGAGAGCACGAATACACCCGCTATGGATTTCATGACCTCATTCAGGCAGAAGCACTGGACATATTCCAGTTTGATACCAATAGGGTGGGAGGATTCACAGAAGCCCAAAAGATATGCACCTTAGCCCATGCACACGGAATAGAAGTTATTCCCCATGGAGGGCAGATGCATAATCTGCATGTAGTCATGAGTTCGTTTGCGAGTCCTATGGCTGAGTATTTTCCCCAGACGGAAATCGAAGTAGGGAATGAGATGTTCTGGTACATTTTCGATGGAGAAGCCATTGCCGAGAATGGCTGCCTTCAGCTAGATGATTCCTTGCCAGGTGTGGGGCTCACCCTTAAAGAAGAATTTATTGACCAGTTTGAAATCACAGAATAA
- the araD1 gene encoding AraD1 family protein codes for MENQTRLVQVIHPSNGRRITLVQEPELVFLTGYNSVYELALSALDNGQNLKGLISESLSNESIDYSSVYHGESDWKLLPSFDHPDSPFNCMVSGTGLTHHNSALNRQMMHGDLQEKPTDSLLMYEMGVKGGSPAPGDTGVQPEWFYKGNGSVLRAHGQTLSVPYYANDGGEEPEIAGLYIIDRAGKPWRIGFSTGNEFSDHVMEKTNYLYLAPSKIRECSIGPEAVIDADFESYSGEVSISRNGQSIWNSAINSGQKNMCHNLANLEFHHFKYDSHRIPLQAHVHFFGADAFSFGDKIKLENGDRMSINWNGLGRALQNSVEIINADKQGPPEISAL; via the coding sequence ATGGAAAACCAAACAAGACTTGTACAAGTAATTCACCCTTCAAATGGTCGTAGGATCACATTGGTTCAAGAGCCGGAATTGGTGTTTTTGACAGGATATAATTCTGTGTATGAACTTGCCTTAAGCGCCTTAGACAATGGGCAGAATTTAAAGGGGCTTATCTCTGAAAGCTTGTCAAATGAGTCCATTGATTATTCTTCAGTATATCATGGAGAAAGTGATTGGAAACTTCTCCCTTCATTTGATCATCCCGATTCACCTTTTAACTGTATGGTTTCAGGCACCGGTCTGACCCATCACAACAGCGCTCTGAACCGACAGATGATGCACGGGGATTTACAGGAAAAACCTACCGATAGCCTGCTGATGTACGAAATGGGTGTAAAGGGTGGTTCACCTGCTCCGGGTGACACCGGGGTACAGCCGGAATGGTTTTATAAAGGAAACGGGTCTGTGCTAAGAGCTCATGGCCAAACCCTATCAGTGCCGTATTATGCCAATGATGGAGGAGAAGAGCCTGAAATTGCCGGGCTCTATATTATTGATAGAGCTGGCAAACCATGGAGGATTGGTTTCAGTACAGGAAATGAATTTTCGGATCATGTGATGGAAAAAACCAATTACCTCTACTTGGCACCTTCTAAAATCAGAGAATGCTCTATTGGCCCTGAAGCGGTGATTGATGCTGATTTTGAAAGTTATTCCGGGGAAGTCTCTATTTCCCGAAATGGCCAGTCTATCTGGAATTCGGCTATTAACTCCGGACAAAAGAATATGTGCCATAACCTCGCAAATCTTGAATTCCATCATTTCAAGTACGATTCACATCGAATCCCTTTACAGGCACATGTCCACTTTTTCGGAGCGGACGCCTTCAGCTTTGGCGATAAAATCAAACTGGAAAATGGTGATAGGATGTCGATTAACTGGAATGGCCTTGGGAGGGCATTACAAAATTCGGTGGAAATTATAAATGCTGATAAACAGGGGCCACCGGAGATTTCCGCTTTGTAG
- a CDS encoding TRAP transporter substrate-binding protein, translating into MKTLCRIIYLAVLMTILGGGCSPKEIEAGHDTVRLKFRLGLELNADTKIWEVSNLFKSELEKASPKDNIKEGEIEVEFYDQGSIGSERQLLEAGYFGVVEMMQVNTAVVTAIEPAFGILNLPYLFQDEAHHQRVLNGEPGREILLKLAKHNLQGLRFYSAGFRNMFYKYSTDAPCPNSPTDLKGLKIRVMESPTMISTINAMGASAAPLPFSELYQGIKTGVVDGAENSAKVFISSRYHEAGINCFTLTEHTTDQHVLIANRDWLQSLDPKYKRRIEEVSRDIIPAFNSIWEETTLNALSQIEEVGVRINGVENKDAFLKAVEPVYEHFFKSYPEVSYSLYETIKNY; encoded by the coding sequence ATGAAAACCTTGTGTAGAATAATTTATCTGGCTGTGCTGATGACGATTTTGGGTGGAGGTTGTAGCCCAAAGGAAATAGAAGCGGGCCATGATACTGTCCGGCTGAAATTTAGACTAGGTCTAGAACTGAATGCGGATACCAAAATATGGGAGGTATCCAATTTGTTTAAATCTGAACTGGAGAAGGCAAGTCCAAAAGATAATATTAAAGAAGGGGAGATAGAGGTGGAATTTTATGACCAGGGTTCTATAGGATCAGAAAGACAATTATTGGAAGCAGGATATTTTGGGGTTGTGGAAATGATGCAGGTGAACACCGCTGTCGTCACGGCTATAGAACCTGCATTCGGCATACTCAATCTGCCGTATTTATTTCAGGATGAGGCCCATCATCAGCGTGTATTAAATGGGGAACCGGGTAGGGAAATTTTATTGAAGTTGGCTAAGCACAATCTTCAGGGTCTGAGGTTTTATAGTGCGGGCTTTCGCAATATGTTTTATAAGTATTCCACTGACGCACCCTGTCCAAACTCACCTACTGATCTGAAAGGACTCAAAATCAGGGTAATGGAAAGTCCTACTATGATCAGTACAATCAATGCCATGGGAGCAAGCGCAGCTCCTCTTCCCTTTTCAGAGTTATATCAGGGAATAAAAACAGGAGTGGTGGATGGTGCGGAAAACAGCGCCAAGGTATTTATTTCCTCAAGATATCACGAGGCCGGGATCAATTGCTTCACACTCACCGAGCACACGACAGATCAGCATGTCTTGATAGCAAATAGGGATTGGTTGCAATCCTTGGATCCTAAATACAAACGAAGAATAGAAGAGGTCTCACGAGATATTATTCCTGCATTCAATTCCATCTGGGAAGAGACGACGCTGAATGCGCTGAGTCAGATCGAAGAGGTAGGGGTCCGCATCAATGGCGTGGAGAATAAAGATGCTTTTTTAAAAGCGGTGGAGCCTGTATATGAGCACTTCTTCAAGAGTTACCCGGAAGTCTCTTATTCTCTCTATGAAACGATAAAAAACTATTGA
- a CDS encoding TRAP transporter large permease: MGTVLIIVFLILIFLDVPVSFSMLISSLAALLFEGVNPIMVGLETTRSLSTFYSFLAVPFFILAGELMNFGGLSERLIRLVKAFIGHYRIGLPAVTTVSSQMFGAVSGASAATVAAIGGIMIPTLEKNGYSRAFATALTACSGTTGALIPPSILLLIYGTLANVSIEKLFIAGIIPGILVGLGLILMSVLVTKKMDIVKEKKADFEEIRKSVIGSFFPILLVLIIFVGIMGGVFTATEASAVAVVYAGVVGFFVFRKLRIKDLPEILVSSAKTTAALSFLIACASLFAWTLAIGKVPEALTDGLLGLSDQVVGLFGSELSPESALKARKIVILVFLNITLLLLGMFIDAGPGLLIVVPVVIPISHAIGMDTGLDAVHFGILVVSNMIIGLVTPPVGSTLFVASAVGKTSIAKITPYILKFLMVMLVLQLIITYYPPISTLLPSLMD; encoded by the coding sequence ATGGGAACAGTTTTAATAATCGTTTTTTTGATTCTGATATTTCTAGATGTGCCTGTGTCCTTTTCCATGTTGATCTCTTCATTGGCAGCACTGCTTTTTGAAGGGGTAAATCCCATTATGGTTGGACTGGAAACTACCCGATCTTTATCTACTTTTTACTCTTTTTTGGCCGTTCCATTTTTCATATTGGCAGGTGAACTGATGAATTTCGGAGGACTGTCCGAACGGCTCATCAGACTGGTTAAAGCCTTTATTGGGCATTATCGAATAGGCTTGCCTGCAGTTACCACTGTATCTTCCCAGATGTTTGGTGCTGTATCCGGTGCCTCTGCAGCCACAGTGGCGGCTATTGGCGGAATTATGATCCCCACATTGGAGAAGAATGGATATTCCAGGGCATTTGCGACTGCGCTAACGGCCTGCTCAGGAACAACAGGGGCATTGATTCCTCCCAGTATTTTATTGCTGATCTATGGTACGCTGGCAAATGTGTCCATCGAGAAATTGTTTATAGCAGGAATTATCCCCGGGATACTGGTGGGGTTAGGTCTGATACTGATGTCAGTTCTTGTGACCAAGAAAATGGACATAGTGAAGGAGAAAAAGGCTGATTTTGAAGAGATCCGAAAAAGTGTAATTGGATCTTTCTTCCCGATCTTATTAGTGCTTATAATATTTGTCGGGATTATGGGAGGAGTATTCACAGCGACCGAAGCTTCGGCTGTAGCTGTGGTATATGCCGGAGTAGTAGGTTTCTTTGTTTTCAGAAAACTGCGGATAAAAGACTTGCCGGAAATCCTGGTGTCATCAGCTAAAACAACTGCCGCTTTAAGTTTTTTGATAGCCTGCGCAAGTTTGTTTGCATGGACCCTGGCTATAGGCAAAGTACCCGAAGCACTGACAGATGGACTGCTGGGGCTCAGTGATCAGGTAGTAGGTCTATTTGGCTCTGAATTAAGTCCTGAGTCGGCACTTAAAGCACGTAAAATAGTGATCCTTGTTTTTCTGAACATCACGTTATTATTATTAGGAATGTTCATCGATGCAGGGCCTGGTTTGTTGATAGTTGTCCCAGTCGTAATCCCGATCAGCCACGCAATTGGTATGGATACAGGGCTTGATGCTGTTCATTTTGGGATTTTGGTTGTTTCCAATATGATTATAGGTTTGGTCACTCCGCCAGTAGGTTCTACACTTTTTGTCGCAAGTGCCGTGGGAAAGACCTCCATAGCGAAAATCACTCCTTATATTTTAAAGTTTTTGATGGTGATGTTAGTCTTACAATTAATTATAACCTATTACCCACCTATATCCACACTCCTTCCTTCTCTAATGGACTGA
- a CDS encoding GAF domain-containing protein, with product MDLEHTVGIHSFLDFKLLIERWKELADYIHPSTCLYHDYLNRILKFPELLKEDIDPLILNNEENKLGFGVILSSLIPLSGQDEKKILAISKPFDYNPIYATPAFSEQFLTHDKSIKLPDNLDYEQISFNKKIQIYAKILSQLYGIQINQFPPMVLKFRGSNGVNRHYQIHFNTQFVRVVPKAPLPPIHDQSEFCRIDQPYEFELERLKNLLPLEMFEFHGFVMMEANDLTVAQSVATLNAAVLKQDEVSAGEFMLIVEDAVKSLLDRGELKIGVAILQNISGRVIMSESRLAYSYLIRELLVPGSEGPYRAIVEFLSKVDNPVFLKDIQEQADDSELVKLMVNLGLQEIILYPLRHNGKLVGVLEICSVKKGIFDPLMLHTLNYLAPSLSLALHRQAENLDHKIKAIIRKNFTAIHPVVEWKFDEIALDYVLEEEEGKKPEIQPILFKDVYPLYAAVDVKNSSIERNKAIHDDFVIQLNKGKEILELARSLHYLPLLDSLIDQIEEYKRRINLILLSEEEVRITEFFLRELEPTFVHLGETYPDLKEEVKSYFDALDPKLQIINIHRKAFERNLQFINQTIGTFLDEQEATIQKIYPHYFEKFKTDGIEYNIYIGQSLVKDQKFDLMYLKNLRLWQLQSLVKIVNLIEEKRVKFENPLEITQLILAHSTPISISFRLDERKFDVEGAYNIRYEIMKKRIDKALISGTQERLVQPGKIAIVYSQQREAKEYLDFITFLQNKGELQDRVEEFDLEEMQGVHGLKAIRVTVAAKMLGETENPSKLISQSKKG from the coding sequence ATGGATTTGGAACACACAGTCGGGATACACTCTTTTCTTGATTTTAAGCTTTTGATTGAAAGATGGAAGGAACTTGCAGATTATATCCATCCCAGCACTTGTCTTTATCATGATTATTTAAACAGGATTCTGAAGTTCCCTGAGTTGTTAAAAGAAGATATTGATCCCCTGATCTTGAACAATGAAGAAAACAAGCTAGGGTTTGGGGTGATTCTAAGTTCCTTAATCCCCCTTTCTGGTCAGGATGAAAAGAAGATTTTGGCTATATCAAAACCCTTTGACTATAATCCAATTTATGCCACCCCTGCTTTTTCAGAACAGTTTTTAACGCATGATAAATCAATAAAACTTCCCGATAATCTGGACTATGAGCAGATCTCCTTCAATAAGAAAATACAGATCTATGCGAAGATTTTAAGTCAGTTATATGGAATTCAGATAAACCAGTTCCCTCCCATGGTCTTAAAATTCAGGGGCTCAAACGGGGTCAACAGGCATTATCAAATTCATTTTAACACCCAGTTTGTACGGGTAGTGCCGAAGGCTCCTCTTCCGCCAATTCATGATCAATCAGAATTCTGTAGAATAGACCAACCATACGAATTTGAACTTGAGCGGTTAAAGAACCTGCTCCCATTAGAGATGTTTGAATTTCATGGGTTTGTCATGATGGAAGCCAATGATTTGACAGTTGCCCAAAGCGTGGCCACTCTTAATGCCGCTGTCTTGAAACAGGATGAAGTCAGTGCCGGGGAGTTTATGCTCATCGTAGAAGATGCTGTGAAGAGCCTGCTTGATCGGGGAGAATTAAAGATAGGAGTGGCCATTCTCCAGAACATATCCGGTAGGGTCATTATGTCAGAGAGCCGGCTTGCCTATAGCTATCTTATCAGGGAACTCTTGGTGCCGGGGAGTGAAGGCCCCTATCGCGCAATAGTGGAGTTTCTTTCAAAAGTAGATAACCCTGTTTTCTTAAAAGATATTCAGGAACAAGCAGATGATTCCGAGCTGGTGAAGCTGATGGTCAACTTAGGGTTACAGGAAATTATTCTTTATCCGCTTCGACACAATGGCAAGCTGGTGGGTGTTTTGGAAATCTGTTCGGTAAAAAAAGGGATTTTTGATCCATTGATGCTCCACACCCTTAACTACCTGGCCCCGTCACTTTCTCTTGCCTTACACAGACAGGCTGAGAATCTGGATCATAAGATCAAGGCTATAATCCGGAAGAACTTTACAGCTATCCATCCGGTAGTGGAATGGAAATTTGATGAAATAGCCTTGGATTATGTACTCGAGGAGGAAGAAGGAAAGAAACCTGAAATCCAGCCGATATTATTCAAAGATGTGTATCCTCTATATGCCGCAGTAGATGTTAAAAACTCATCCATTGAGCGGAACAAGGCTATCCATGATGATTTTGTGATTCAGTTGAATAAGGGTAAAGAGATTTTGGAGCTCGCCAGAAGCCTTCACTATTTGCCACTTCTTGATAGCCTGATCGACCAGATAGAGGAATATAAGCGAAGGATCAATCTTATATTGCTCAGTGAAGAAGAAGTCAGGATTACGGAGTTTTTCCTTCGGGAACTGGAACCAACTTTTGTCCATTTAGGCGAGACCTACCCAGATTTGAAAGAAGAGGTGAAATCCTATTTTGATGCGCTGGATCCTAAGCTACAAATCATAAACATCCACAGGAAGGCCTTTGAAAGGAATCTTCAGTTTATTAACCAAACGATAGGGACGTTCTTGGATGAGCAAGAAGCTACGATCCAGAAAATTTATCCTCATTATTTCGAGAAGTTTAAAACTGACGGCATTGAATACAACATCTACATTGGCCAGTCATTGGTGAAAGATCAGAAGTTTGATCTGATGTACCTCAAAAATCTTAGACTATGGCAGCTTCAGAGCTTGGTAAAAATCGTGAATCTTATAGAAGAAAAGCGAGTTAAATTTGAAAATCCTCTGGAAATCACCCAATTGATTCTTGCTCACAGCACACCTATTTCAATCAGTTTCAGGTTGGATGAGCGGAAGTTTGATGTGGAAGGAGCTTATAACATCCGCTATGAAATCATGAAAAAGCGAATTGATAAGGCGTTGATTTCAGGTACTCAAGAGCGACTGGTACAGCCGGGTAAAATAGCCATTGTTTACTCCCAGCAGCGGGAAGCAAAAGAATACCTGGACTTTATTACGTTTTTGCAGAACAAAGGTGAACTTCAAGATCGGGTTGAGGAGTTTGATCTGGAAGAGATGCAAGGTGTCCATGGGCTTAAGGCCATAAGGGTAACTGTAGCTGCGAAAATGCTTGGAGAAACAGAAAATCCATCAAAACTGATATCCCAAAGTAAAAAAGGGTAG